One region of Juglans microcarpa x Juglans regia isolate MS1-56 chromosome 7S, Jm3101_v1.0, whole genome shotgun sequence genomic DNA includes:
- the LOC121241140 gene encoding protein NCA1 — protein sequence MTPVCPFVKAARPDEITTKKLGENTNKHQPESESKTKKDSSHPATASPKCPFGYDSQANESKAKKDSSDAVNASPKCPFGYDSQTNENKAKKDSSETATASPKCPFGYDSQTFKLGPLSCMICQALLFESSKCVPCSHVYCKACISRFKDCPLCGADIEKIEADSTLQGMVDRFIEGHARIKRSHADADKEEVVGEKKPVIYEDVSLERGAFLVQQAMRAFRAQNVESAKSRLSLCADDIREQLERMGDTPELCSQLGAVLGMLGDCCRALGDAGSAVAYFEESVEFLSKLPMDDLEITHTLSVSLNKIGDLKYYDGNLQAARSYYYRSLNVRRDAIKHHVPSQILDVAVSLAKVADVDRSLGNEEVAVNGFQEAITLLETLKLKSEDAGLEQRRLSVLEFLKKQVAEKQLETTL from the exons ATGACACCTGTTTGCCCTTTTGTCAAAGCTGCTCGTCCGGACGAGATCACTACGAAAAAACTGGgagaaaatacaaataaacaTCAGCCTGAGAGTGAGAGCAAGACAAAGAAGGATTCCAGTCACCCTGCCACTGCTTCTCCAAAGTGCCCCTTTGGATATGATTCTCAAGCGAATGAAAGCAAGGCAAAGAAGGATTCCAGTGATGCTGTCAATGCTTCTCCAAAGTGCCCCTTTGGATATGATTCTCAAACGAATGAAAACAAGGCAAAGAAGGATTCCAGTGAGACTGCCACTGCTTCTCCAAAGTGCCCATTTGGATATGACTCCCAAACGTTTAAGCTAGGCCCCCTCAGTTGTATGATTTGCCAAGCACTTCTTTTTGAAAGTAGCAAGTGTGTGCCTTGTTCACATGTTTATTGCAA AGCATGTATATCACGCTTTAAGGACTGTCCACTGTGTGGAGCTgatattgagaaaatagaagcAGATTCAACTCTTCAGGGTATGGTTGACCGATTCATTGAAGGTCATGCCAGGATCAAAAGGTCTCATGCTGATGCAGACAAAGAAGAAGTAGTGGGTGAGAAAAAACCAGTCATATATGAAGACGTGTCTTTGGAGAGAGGGGCTTTCTTGGTGCAACAAGCCATGAGG GCATTTCGAGCCCAGAATGTAGAAAGTGCCAAATCAAGACTCAGTCTGTGTGCAGATGACATCCGAGAACAGTTAGAAAGAATGGGCGACACACCAGAGCTCTGTTCACAGCTTGGAGCAGTTCTGGGTATGCTTGGTGACTGCTG TCGAGCACTGGGAGATGCTGGTTCTGCAGTGGCTTATTTTGAAGAGAGTGTtgaatttctttcaaaattgcCAATGGATGATCTGGAG ATTACGCATACACTTTCTGTTTCACTTAATAAAATTGGagatctgaaatattatgatggAAACCTACAAGCTGCACGGTCTTACTATTACCGGTCTTTAAATGTCCGTCGTGATGCCATCAAGCATCATGTTCCATCCCAG ATTCTAGACGTTGCTGTTTCTCTCGCAAAAGTTGCAGATGTGGATAGGAGTCTAGGGAATGAGGAGGTGGCGGTTAATGGATTTCAAGAAGCCATAACATTGTTGGAAACTTTGAAATTGAAATCTGAAGATGCTGGTCTTGAGCAACGG CGCCTTTCAGTGCTTGAGTTCCTTAAAAAGCAAGTTGCAGAGAAACAACTTGAGACAACTCTCTGA